Proteins encoded within one genomic window of Streptomyces kaniharaensis:
- a CDS encoding nuclear transport factor 2 family protein, translating to MTDVAEPTGMTNATPTGTNRDLIERAYRAFHDRDVAALLDTLDPQVEWVHPDGMAEYGLGGTKHGHAGVRQFLATVPTVLGGMRLQPQEFVVAGDRVVVFGVRQVTSVRGTTETLPFIHSWTLRDGRAVRMEDIFDTVMFRRVIES from the coding sequence ATGACCGACGTTGCCGAACCCACGGGTATGACGAACGCCACGCCGACCGGCACCAACCGGGACCTCATCGAGCGCGCCTACCGGGCCTTCCACGACCGCGATGTGGCCGCGCTGCTGGACACCCTCGACCCGCAGGTCGAGTGGGTGCACCCGGACGGCATGGCCGAGTACGGCCTCGGCGGCACCAAGCACGGCCACGCCGGCGTCCGCCAGTTCCTGGCCACGGTGCCCACCGTGCTGGGCGGAATGCGGCTGCAGCCCCAGGAGTTCGTGGTCGCCGGGGACCGCGTCGTGGTGTTCGGTGTGCGCCAGGTCACGTCGGTGCGCGGCACCACCGAGACCCTGCCGTTCATCCACTCCTGGACCCTGCGCGACGGCCGCGCGGTGCGCATGGAGGACATCTTCGACACGGTGATGTTCCGCCGTGTGATCGAGAGTTGA
- a CDS encoding SRPBCC family protein: protein MPEIAMQIDIAAPRDVVLAALNTHDGLTSWWTTGVDRDGDTLLFDFPDVPEPFRLRRERADLDRVVWTNAGAFPPHWAGTWISWDLAEQPDAPDRTRLLFRHGGWQPGSEEGVPMVAGTWAELLVRLKDYAQSGKVQPYFVTTKRHDPV from the coding sequence ATGCCCGAGATCGCCATGCAGATCGACATCGCCGCACCGCGGGACGTCGTCCTCGCGGCGCTCAACACCCACGACGGCCTGACCTCCTGGTGGACCACCGGCGTCGACCGGGACGGCGACACCCTGCTCTTCGACTTCCCCGACGTCCCCGAACCGTTCCGGCTGCGCCGCGAGCGCGCCGACCTCGACCGGGTGGTGTGGACGAACGCCGGCGCCTTCCCGCCGCACTGGGCCGGCACCTGGATCAGCTGGGACCTCGCCGAGCAGCCCGACGCCCCCGACCGCACCCGGCTGCTGTTCCGCCACGGCGGCTGGCAGCCCGGCAGCGAGGAGGGCGTCCCGATGGTGGCCGGCACCTGGGCCGAACTGCTGGTCCGGCTCAAGGACTACGCCCAGAGCGGCAAGGTGCAGCCCTACTTCGTCACGACCAAGCGCCACGACCCCGTGTGA
- a CDS encoding NAD-dependent epimerase/dehydratase family protein has protein sequence MRGKKILITGGTGQVARPVAEALAEHNEVWCIGRFGTPGVERELAARGITTWHWDMADGSEQALAGLPQDFTHVLHSAVHRGEDGDFNATAEINAVATGRLMSHCRTAEAFLFVSTGALYKRQTLDHAYTEDDPVDGSADWLPAYPMGKLATEGAVRAFARVLDLPTTIARLNIAYGPGSYGGVPMLYFRAMLAGQPIQVPLEGQNWCSLLHTDDLVAQVPRLWEAAAAPATVVNWGGDQSVGITDCIRHIEALTGVTAALVPSEVTRETYRFDPALRQKLTGPCTVDWRDGIERTLRVMYPQYLDGRRVAVKR, from the coding sequence ATGCGGGGCAAGAAGATCCTGATCACCGGCGGGACCGGGCAGGTCGCCCGGCCGGTCGCCGAGGCGCTGGCCGAGCACAACGAGGTGTGGTGCATCGGCCGGTTCGGGACACCGGGCGTCGAGCGGGAGCTGGCCGCCCGGGGCATCACCACGTGGCACTGGGACATGGCCGACGGCTCCGAGCAGGCGCTGGCCGGCCTCCCGCAGGACTTCACCCACGTCCTGCACTCCGCCGTCCACCGCGGCGAGGACGGCGACTTCAACGCCACCGCCGAGATCAACGCCGTCGCCACCGGCCGCCTGATGAGCCACTGCCGCACCGCCGAGGCGTTCCTCTTCGTCTCCACCGGCGCCCTCTACAAGCGGCAGACCCTCGACCACGCCTACACCGAGGACGACCCGGTGGACGGCTCCGCCGACTGGCTGCCCGCCTATCCGATGGGCAAGCTCGCCACCGAGGGCGCGGTGCGCGCCTTCGCCCGGGTGCTGGACCTGCCCACCACCATCGCCCGGCTGAACATCGCCTACGGCCCCGGCAGCTACGGGGGCGTGCCGATGCTGTACTTCAGGGCCATGCTCGCCGGGCAGCCGATCCAGGTGCCGCTGGAGGGCCAGAACTGGTGCTCCCTGTTGCACACCGACGACCTGGTGGCGCAGGTTCCCCGGCTCTGGGAGGCGGCCGCCGCGCCGGCCACCGTGGTCAACTGGGGCGGCGACCAGTCGGTCGGCATCACCGACTGCATCCGCCACATCGAGGCGCTGACCGGCGTCACCGCCGCCCTCGTCCCCAGCGAGGTGACGCGGGAGACGTACCGGTTCGACCCCGCGCTGCGACAGAAGCTGACCGGCCCGTGCACCGTCGACTGGCGCGACGGCATCGAGCGGACCCTGCGCGTGATGTACCCGCAGTACCTGGACGGCCGCCGCGTGGCGGTCAAGCGATGA
- a CDS encoding LCP family protein, with product MSAQRGESPARGTDASDALTPDDDGAVPQPRGGGRAEARRAAQGKGGGKGGPPAGGGRAAARGSRKPKKNVKKIVAWSAAGVLVLLAGTGGAIYFKLNANIKSFDADAIATDRPPEAQADADGNKPVNVLLIGSDSRGKNNADLGGGEDGGARSDTTILLHVYADHKHAVGISIPRNTIVQIPSCKLPNGKWTKGGSDLFNAAFSVGGSDDGNPACTQNTVEKVTGIRVDHTMVVDFNGFAAMTKAVGGVDVCLPKPIYEGDINPNLKKKGELVLPQGKQTVDGQKALDYVRLRHGIGDGSDIGRMKRQQAFMSSLATKIKKEGLSPTNLLPLADAATKSLTVDPGLNSADKLLSFGLSLKNIDMHDLKFVTAPWRYRTQDANIDLVQPDAGKLWDTLKADRTIDGQNATGQQGDASASPAAANPSQPAAPSAPAAPAGDTANESIKVAVYNGTTVNGLAGKGSDLLKGAKFNATLAGQAASTKYKTTMIEYGSGQKANAEKVAALFPGATVEAGSSSGVTVIVGKDFAAANGAGAATGASAAPGATTPGTPAPLPTTVTNDARSADDDICANTTYGSGG from the coding sequence ATGTCAGCTCAACGGGGCGAGAGCCCGGCTCGTGGCACGGATGCGTCCGATGCGCTCACCCCGGACGACGACGGCGCCGTGCCGCAGCCGCGGGGTGGTGGCCGCGCCGAGGCCCGGCGCGCGGCCCAGGGCAAGGGCGGCGGCAAGGGCGGCCCGCCCGCGGGCGGCGGCCGGGCGGCGGCGCGCGGCAGCCGCAAGCCGAAGAAGAACGTGAAGAAGATCGTCGCCTGGTCGGCGGCCGGCGTGCTGGTGCTGCTCGCCGGCACTGGCGGCGCGATCTACTTCAAGTTGAACGCCAACATCAAGTCCTTCGACGCGGACGCGATAGCCACCGACCGCCCGCCGGAGGCGCAGGCCGACGCGGACGGCAACAAGCCGGTGAACGTGCTGCTGATCGGCTCGGACAGCCGCGGGAAGAACAACGCGGACCTGGGCGGCGGCGAGGACGGCGGTGCGCGTTCGGACACCACGATCCTGTTGCACGTCTACGCCGACCACAAGCACGCGGTGGGCATCTCGATCCCGCGCAACACCATCGTCCAGATCCCGTCCTGCAAGCTGCCGAACGGCAAGTGGACCAAGGGCGGCTCCGACCTGTTCAACGCGGCCTTCTCGGTCGGCGGCAGCGACGACGGCAACCCGGCCTGCACCCAGAACACGGTGGAGAAGGTCACCGGGATCCGGGTCGACCACACCATGGTGGTCGACTTCAACGGCTTCGCCGCGATGACCAAGGCCGTGGGCGGCGTCGACGTCTGCCTGCCGAAGCCGATCTACGAGGGCGACATCAACCCCAACCTGAAGAAGAAGGGGGAGCTGGTCCTCCCGCAGGGCAAGCAGACGGTCGACGGCCAGAAGGCGCTCGACTACGTCCGGCTGCGGCACGGCATCGGCGACGGCTCCGACATCGGCCGGATGAAGCGCCAGCAGGCGTTCATGAGCTCGCTCGCCACCAAGATCAAGAAGGAGGGGCTGAGCCCCACCAACCTGCTGCCGCTCGCCGACGCCGCCACCAAGTCGCTGACCGTCGACCCCGGGCTGAACTCCGCCGACAAGCTGCTCTCCTTCGGCCTGTCGCTGAAGAACATCGACATGCACGACCTCAAGTTCGTGACGGCGCCCTGGCGTTACCGCACCCAGGACGCCAACATCGACCTGGTCCAGCCGGACGCCGGCAAGCTCTGGGACACCCTCAAGGCCGACCGCACGATCGACGGCCAGAACGCCACCGGCCAGCAGGGCGATGCCTCGGCGAGCCCCGCCGCGGCGAACCCGTCCCAGCCGGCCGCCCCGAGCGCGCCCGCCGCGCCGGCCGGCGACACCGCCAACGAGTCGATCAAGGTGGCCGTCTACAACGGGACGACCGTCAACGGCCTGGCCGGCAAGGGGAGCGACCTGCTCAAGGGCGCCAAGTTCAACGCCACCCTGGCGGGCCAGGCAGCGAGCACCAAGTACAAGACCACCATGATCGAGTACGGCTCCGGGCAGAAGGCCAACGCCGAGAAGGTCGCCGCGCTGTTCCCCGGCGCCACCGTCGAGGCCGGCAGCTCGTCGGGTGTCACCGTGATCGTCGGCAAGGACTTCGCGGCGGCCAACGGCGCCGGCGCGGCCACCGGCGCCTCCGCCGCCCCGGGTGCCACCACCCCGGGCACCCCGGCCCCGCTGCCCACCACCGTCACCAACGACGCCCGGTCGGCGGACGACGACATCTGCGCGAACACCACCTACGGCAGCGGCGGCTGA
- a CDS encoding pyruvate dehydrogenase, which translates to MVEVLRQAGVERVYGVVGDSLNPVVDAIRRADGISWVHVRNEEAGAFAAAAEAELSGRLAVCAGSCGPGNTHLIQGLYDAQRSGLPVLALASHIPSGQIGSGFFQETHPERVFTDCSSWCEMLSAPAQLPRLLRIAVQHALGARGVSVLAFPGDVAALPAARPTGAGHFLTEQAVAAPPWSQVQALAEALNGARRVTLFCGAGVREAHAEVMAVAETLNAPVGHSLRGKEWIQHDNPFDVGMSGLLGYGACHEALHGADLVLLLGTDFPYDSFLPQAHTVQVDHDATRLGRRTVLDLAVHGDVAATLRAVLPLLARRTDRAFLDEMLRKHCKALEDVVGAYTRDIEKHLPIHPEYVASVLDEVAADDAVFTVDTGMNNVWAARYLQPNGRRRVIGSFLHGSMANALPHAIGAQLACPGRQVIAMAGDGGIGMLLGELLTVVKHRLPVKTVVFNNGALGMIKLEMLVSGYPESEIDNGDVDYAGIARAMGVPAKRVTEPGRVREVLAEALERPGPALVDVVTDPNALSIPPHITAAQVKGFALAAGRTVLSGGVGRMIDLARSNLRNIPRP; encoded by the coding sequence ATGGTGGAGGTGCTCCGGCAGGCCGGGGTGGAGCGGGTCTACGGCGTCGTCGGCGACAGCCTCAACCCGGTCGTGGACGCCATCCGCCGGGCGGACGGGATCAGCTGGGTGCACGTCCGCAACGAGGAGGCCGGCGCCTTCGCCGCCGCCGCCGAGGCCGAGCTCAGCGGCCGGCTCGCGGTCTGCGCCGGCTCCTGCGGCCCCGGCAACACCCACCTGATCCAGGGCCTCTACGACGCCCAGCGCAGCGGCCTGCCGGTCCTGGCTCTCGCCTCGCACATCCCGTCCGGGCAGATCGGCTCCGGCTTCTTCCAGGAGACCCACCCCGAGCGGGTGTTCACCGACTGCAGCAGCTGGTGCGAGATGCTCTCCGCCCCGGCCCAGCTGCCCCGGCTGCTGCGGATCGCCGTCCAGCACGCGCTCGGCGCCCGCGGCGTCTCGGTGCTCGCCTTCCCCGGTGACGTCGCCGCGCTGCCCGCCGCCCGGCCGACCGGCGCCGGCCACTTCCTCACCGAGCAGGCCGTCGCCGCGCCGCCGTGGTCCCAGGTGCAGGCGCTCGCCGAGGCGCTCAACGGGGCTCGCCGGGTCACCCTGTTCTGCGGCGCGGGCGTCCGCGAGGCGCACGCCGAGGTGATGGCCGTCGCGGAGACGCTGAACGCGCCGGTCGGGCACTCGCTGCGCGGCAAGGAGTGGATCCAGCACGACAACCCGTTCGACGTCGGCATGAGCGGCCTCCTCGGCTACGGGGCCTGCCACGAGGCCCTGCACGGCGCCGACCTGGTGCTCCTGCTCGGCACCGACTTCCCGTACGACTCGTTCCTCCCGCAGGCGCACACCGTCCAGGTCGACCACGACGCGACCCGGCTCGGCCGCCGGACCGTCCTCGACCTCGCCGTCCACGGCGACGTCGCCGCCACCCTGCGGGCCGTCCTCCCGCTGCTGGCGCGCCGGACCGACCGGGCGTTCCTCGACGAGATGCTGCGCAAGCACTGCAAGGCCCTGGAGGACGTCGTCGGCGCCTACACCCGGGACATCGAGAAGCACCTGCCGATCCACCCCGAGTACGTCGCCTCGGTGCTCGACGAGGTCGCCGCGGACGACGCCGTGTTCACCGTGGACACCGGCATGAACAACGTCTGGGCGGCCCGCTACCTCCAGCCGAACGGCCGCCGCCGGGTCATCGGCTCGTTCCTGCACGGCTCGATGGCCAACGCCCTTCCGCACGCCATCGGCGCCCAACTCGCCTGCCCCGGGCGGCAGGTGATCGCCATGGCCGGCGACGGCGGGATCGGCATGCTGCTCGGCGAACTGCTCACCGTGGTCAAGCACCGGCTGCCGGTCAAGACCGTCGTGTTCAACAACGGCGCGCTCGGCATGATCAAGCTGGAGATGCTGGTCTCCGGCTACCCCGAGTCGGAGATCGACAACGGCGACGTGGACTACGCCGGGATCGCGCGGGCCATGGGCGTCCCGGCGAAGCGGGTCACCGAGCCGGGGCGGGTGCGGGAGGTGCTGGCGGAGGCGCTGGAGCGGCCCGGGCCGGCGCTGGTGGACGTCGTCACCGACCCGAACGCGCTGTCCATCCCGCCGCACATCACCGCGGCGCAGGTGAAGGGCTTCGCCCTCGCCGCAGGGCGGACCGTCCTCTCGGGCGGGGTCGGTCGCATGATCGACCTGGCCCGGAGCAACCTGCGCAACATCCCGCGGCCGTAA
- a CDS encoding VOC family protein: protein MPVVTAPYKPGTPCWIDLMASDQQAALDFYRDLLGWQGEVGPAEFGGYSVCTLNGRPVAGIMAQSAPEGQPLPPVGWTTYLASDDVDASSRAISEAGGTILYPVTDIGTVGRMLVATDPTGAVFGVWQKLDFIGAGVVNEPGALVWNELNTSSTDAAGGFYHQALGLRPATIQGMDGYYSLNVGDRTVGGMQAVPEYLAEGTPPHWMVYFSVDDADSTVDALVKAGGSVIQPPFDMQSGRMAVVQDPQGAVFAIIESPQAQMPDSP, encoded by the coding sequence ATGCCCGTAGTCACCGCTCCGTACAAGCCCGGCACCCCGTGCTGGATCGACCTGATGGCGAGCGACCAGCAGGCCGCGCTCGACTTCTACCGCGACCTGCTCGGCTGGCAGGGCGAGGTCGGCCCGGCCGAGTTCGGCGGCTACTCCGTGTGCACGCTCAACGGCAGGCCGGTCGCCGGGATCATGGCGCAGTCCGCGCCCGAGGGCCAGCCGCTGCCGCCCGTCGGCTGGACCACCTACCTCGCCTCGGACGACGTGGACGCGAGCAGCCGGGCCATCTCCGAGGCCGGCGGCACGATCCTCTACCCGGTCACGGACATCGGCACGGTCGGCCGGATGCTGGTCGCCACCGACCCGACCGGCGCGGTCTTCGGCGTCTGGCAGAAACTGGACTTCATCGGCGCGGGCGTGGTCAACGAGCCCGGAGCGCTGGTCTGGAACGAGCTCAACACCAGCAGCACCGACGCCGCCGGCGGCTTCTACCACCAGGCGCTCGGGCTGCGCCCGGCCACCATCCAGGGCATGGACGGCTACTACTCGCTCAACGTCGGCGACCGCACGGTCGGCGGCATGCAGGCCGTCCCCGAGTACCTGGCGGAGGGCACGCCCCCGCACTGGATGGTGTACTTCTCGGTGGACGACGCCGACTCCACGGTGGACGCCCTGGTCAAGGCGGGCGGCTCGGTGATCCAGCCGCCGTTCGACATGCAGTCCGGCCGGATGGCCGTCGTCCAGGACCCGCAGGGTGCGGTCTTCGCGATCATCGAGTCGCCCCAGGCGCAGATGCCCGACTCGCCGTGA
- a CDS encoding glycoside hydrolase family 65 protein: protein MTAPDTFAVDPWQIAEHGLDPAAMARAESVFALSNGHIGLRANLDEGEPHGLPGTYLNGVFELRPLPYGEGGYGYPESSQSVINVTNGKIIRLLVDDEPFDLRYGELVGHRRWLDFREGLLHREAVWTSPAGRTIRVRSTRLVSLTQRAIAAVEYSVEAVDNPVRIVLQSELVANEQLPGGPEGDPRAAAVLEAPLQPEAHHAGGTKAVLVHRTRYSGIRVAAGMDHVIEGPEKLDTVAEAEADHCRISVTTVLEPGQRLRLVKFMSYGWSATRSLPAVRDQVEAALTAARYTGWDGLVAEQVGYLKEFWETSDLEIEGDVELQQAVRFAIFHVLQAGARSEERAIPAKGLTGPGYDGHSFWDTETFVLPVLTYCLPGAVNQALRWRHATLPLARERAAQLGLDGAVFPWRTIRGEECSGYWPAGTAAFHIGADIAAAVARYVRATADVEFEREYGLELLVETARMWRSLGHHDAAGKFRIEGVTGPDEYSAVADNNVFTNLMAQTNLRAAAEAAGRHPREADDLGVDTEETAAWRDAAAAMYIPYDENLGVHPQADGFTHHQLWDFDRTPPDKYPLLLHYPYFDLYRKQVVKQADLVLAMQVRGDAFTDEQKARNFAYYERLTVRDSSLSACTQAVIAAEVGQLDLAYDYTAEAALMDLHDLGGNTGDGLHMASLAGACIALVAGLGGLRDHSETLSFRPRLPAGLTKLGFSLLVRGMLLGVEITHDGTTYTLRRGEVIHVRHDGETVQVKAGAPVTVPTTAPPAQERCGQPPGREPARRQPQVGLATGKVGQSPDHLAAE, encoded by the coding sequence ATGACCGCACCCGACACCTTCGCCGTCGACCCGTGGCAGATCGCCGAACACGGCCTCGACCCGGCCGCGATGGCCCGCGCCGAATCCGTCTTCGCGCTCTCCAACGGCCACATCGGCCTGCGCGCCAACCTCGACGAGGGCGAGCCGCACGGCCTGCCCGGCACCTACCTCAACGGCGTCTTCGAACTGCGCCCGCTGCCCTACGGCGAGGGCGGCTACGGCTACCCGGAGTCCAGCCAGAGCGTCATCAACGTGACCAACGGCAAGATCATCCGGCTGTTGGTCGACGACGAGCCCTTCGACCTGCGCTACGGCGAACTCGTCGGCCACAGGCGGTGGCTGGACTTCCGCGAGGGCCTGCTGCACCGCGAGGCCGTGTGGACCTCGCCCGCCGGCCGGACCATCAGGGTCCGCTCCACCCGGCTCGTCTCGCTCACCCAGCGCGCCATCGCCGCCGTCGAGTACAGCGTCGAGGCGGTCGACAACCCGGTGCGGATCGTGCTCCAGTCCGAACTCGTCGCCAACGAGCAGCTCCCCGGCGGCCCCGAGGGCGACCCGCGCGCCGCCGCCGTCCTGGAGGCCCCGCTCCAGCCCGAGGCGCACCACGCCGGCGGCACCAAGGCCGTCCTGGTGCACCGCACCCGCTACAGCGGCATCCGGGTCGCGGCCGGCATGGACCACGTCATCGAGGGCCCGGAGAAGCTCGACACCGTCGCCGAGGCCGAGGCCGACCACTGCCGGATCAGCGTCACCACCGTGCTCGAACCCGGACAGCGGCTGCGGCTGGTCAAGTTCATGTCCTACGGCTGGTCGGCGACCCGCTCGCTGCCCGCCGTCCGGGACCAGGTCGAGGCCGCGCTCACCGCCGCCCGGTACACCGGCTGGGACGGCCTCGTCGCCGAACAGGTCGGCTACCTCAAGGAGTTCTGGGAGACCAGCGACCTCGAGATCGAGGGCGACGTCGAACTCCAGCAGGCCGTCCGGTTCGCGATCTTCCACGTCCTCCAGGCCGGCGCCCGCAGCGAGGAACGCGCCATCCCCGCCAAGGGGTTGACCGGCCCCGGCTACGACGGCCACAGCTTCTGGGACACCGAGACCTTCGTCCTGCCGGTCCTCACCTACTGCCTGCCCGGCGCCGTCAACCAGGCCCTGCGCTGGCGCCACGCCACGCTGCCGCTGGCCCGCGAACGAGCCGCCCAACTCGGCCTGGACGGCGCCGTGTTCCCCTGGCGGACGATCCGCGGCGAGGAGTGCTCCGGCTACTGGCCGGCCGGCACCGCAGCCTTCCACATCGGCGCCGACATCGCCGCCGCCGTCGCCCGCTACGTCCGCGCCACCGCCGACGTCGAGTTCGAGCGCGAGTACGGCCTCGAACTCCTCGTCGAGACCGCCCGGATGTGGCGCTCGCTCGGCCACCACGACGCCGCCGGAAAGTTCCGCATCGAGGGCGTCACCGGGCCCGACGAGTACAGCGCCGTCGCCGACAACAACGTGTTCACCAACCTGATGGCGCAGACGAACCTGCGCGCCGCCGCCGAGGCCGCCGGCCGCCACCCCCGCGAGGCCGACGACCTCGGCGTCGACACCGAGGAGACCGCCGCCTGGCGGGACGCCGCCGCCGCGATGTACATCCCGTACGACGAGAACCTCGGCGTCCACCCGCAGGCCGACGGCTTCACCCACCACCAGCTCTGGGACTTCGACCGCACCCCGCCCGACAAGTACCCGCTGCTGCTGCACTACCCGTACTTCGACCTGTACCGGAAGCAGGTCGTCAAACAGGCCGACCTGGTGCTCGCGATGCAGGTCCGCGGCGACGCCTTCACCGACGAGCAGAAGGCCCGCAACTTCGCCTACTACGAGCGCCTCACCGTCCGCGACTCCTCCCTCTCCGCCTGCACCCAGGCGGTCATCGCCGCCGAGGTCGGCCAGCTCGACCTCGCCTACGACTACACCGCCGAAGCCGCCCTGATGGACCTGCACGACCTCGGCGGCAACACCGGCGACGGCCTGCACATGGCCTCCCTCGCCGGGGCCTGCATCGCCCTGGTGGCCGGCCTCGGCGGGCTGCGCGACCACAGCGAGACCCTGTCCTTCCGGCCCCGGCTGCCCGCCGGGCTGACGAAGCTCGGCTTCTCGCTGCTGGTCCGCGGCATGCTGCTCGGCGTCGAGATCACCCACGACGGCACGACGTACACGCTGCGTCGCGGCGAGGTGATCCACGTGCGGCACGACGGCGAGACGGTGCAGGTGAAGGCCGGCGCGCCGGTCACCGTGCCGACGACCGCACCGCCCGCGCAGGAACGCTGCGGCCAGCCCCCCGGCCGCGAGCCCGCCCGCCGCCAGCCCCAGGTCGGCCTGGCCACCGGCAAGGTCGGCCAGTCCCCGGACCACCTCGCCGCCGAATAG
- a CDS encoding helix-turn-helix domain-containing protein, translating into MTTSPTGGPAAGDQLDDQEVAGLAARLREHRLSSRLTLEVAAARVGLSPAYLSRLETGRRQPSLPVLLGLARAYGTSVSGLLGETMAEPDPVVRGGAIEPGRAGGWGYRRAGAPGRAMQALRVHVPPGVQDAVVRVHPGEEWLYVLQGRLRLSLGDRVHHLDVGDSAHFDSLTPHCIAADSAGGVELLFVHTLLQSPGGELCLGGGPAAPH; encoded by the coding sequence ATGACCACCAGCCCGACCGGCGGCCCCGCCGCAGGCGACCAGCTCGACGACCAGGAGGTGGCCGGCCTCGCCGCCCGCCTCCGGGAGCACCGGCTCAGCAGCCGCCTCACCCTGGAGGTGGCGGCGGCCCGGGTCGGGCTGTCCCCAGCCTATCTGTCCCGGCTGGAGACCGGCCGCCGCCAGCCCTCCCTGCCCGTCCTGCTCGGCCTCGCCCGCGCCTACGGCACCTCCGTGTCCGGCCTGCTCGGCGAGACCATGGCCGAACCGGACCCGGTGGTCCGTGGCGGTGCCATCGAACCGGGACGGGCCGGCGGCTGGGGCTACCGCCGCGCCGGCGCCCCCGGCCGGGCCATGCAGGCCCTGCGCGTCCACGTCCCCCCGGGCGTCCAGGACGCGGTCGTCCGGGTGCACCCCGGCGAGGAGTGGCTGTACGTCCTCCAGGGCCGGCTCCGGCTGAGCCTCGGCGACCGCGTCCACCACCTCGACGTCGGCGACTCCGCCCACTTCGACTCGCTCACCCCGCACTGCATCGCCGCCGACTCGGCCGGCGGTGTCGAACTGCTCTTCGTCCACACCCTGTTGCAGAGCCCCGGCGGCGAACTCTGCCTCGGCGGCGGCCCTGCCGCACCGCACTGA
- a CDS encoding HAD family hydrolase gives MLGLPDDIRAFLFDLDGVLTQTAKVHAAAWKDTFDAFLRSEADRTGGQFVPFDAVTDYDAYVDGRPRLDGTREFLHSRGIDLPEGTDADPPNARTVHGISLAKNDTVLRMIREQGVEPYDGSVAYVRRLRALGLPRAVVSSSANCRDVLRAAGIDDLFDVIVDGIVARREGLPGKPAPDTYLHAARTLGVEPAHAAVFEDALAGVASGRAGGFGAVVGVDRTGQAAELRHHGATVVVEDLSELLGEQP, from the coding sequence ATGCTGGGCCTACCGGACGACATCCGCGCCTTCCTCTTCGACCTCGACGGGGTGCTCACCCAGACCGCCAAGGTGCACGCCGCGGCCTGGAAGGACACCTTCGACGCCTTCCTGCGCTCCGAAGCCGACCGCACCGGCGGGCAGTTCGTCCCCTTCGACGCCGTCACCGACTACGACGCCTACGTCGACGGCCGCCCGCGCCTCGACGGCACCCGGGAGTTCCTGCACAGCCGGGGCATCGACCTGCCCGAGGGCACCGACGCCGACCCGCCGAACGCCCGTACCGTGCACGGGATCAGCCTCGCCAAGAACGACACCGTGCTGCGGATGATCCGCGAACAGGGCGTCGAGCCCTACGACGGCTCGGTCGCCTACGTGCGCCGCCTGCGCGCCCTCGGACTGCCCCGCGCGGTGGTATCCTCCAGCGCCAACTGCCGGGACGTGCTGCGGGCGGCGGGCATCGACGACCTGTTCGACGTGATCGTGGACGGCATCGTCGCCCGGCGCGAGGGACTGCCGGGCAAACCCGCCCCCGACACCTACCTGCACGCCGCCCGCACCCTCGGCGTCGAACCCGCGCACGCCGCCGTCTTCGAGGACGCGCTCGCCGGCGTCGCCTCCGGCCGGGCCGGCGGCTTCGGCGCGGTGGTCGGCGTGGACCGCACCGGCCAGGCCGCCGAACTGCGCCACCACGGTGCCACCGTGGTCGTCGAGGACCTGTCCGAACTGCTGGGGGAGCAGCCATGA